A window from Solanum stenotomum isolate F172 chromosome 5, ASM1918654v1, whole genome shotgun sequence encodes these proteins:
- the LOC125864072 gene encoding F-box/kelch-repeat protein At3g06240-like: MPVMDVKSSVCKGSRISHHVTRIMDLPWVIMIEILSRLPIKPIFRCRAICKLWYRLLTSDPLFFNMHQTRSLNFRNILFLDGQCNPFLLELKAEYDYYVHRCNRTVQVTPKFHFHPRSAILVGYCNGFICLVGGLMHIENHSVYINNPLLGEYFKLELPKWEISVTQVAYGFCFSEVSGEYKVLRLVDRQVQDDTRASELEANVNGALHWMDSEKTDSIYSFDVETEKIKYLPAPPGLETPSSNLRLAELGNCLCLIDISTYGMLILIYGG, translated from the exons ATGCCGGTCATGGACGTCAAAAGTTCAGTTTGCAAAGGAAGTAGAATCTCTCATCATGTCACGAGAATTATGGATCTTCCATGGGTGATCATGATTGAAATTCTTTCAAGATTGCCAATCAAGCCCATTTTTCGATGTAGAGCTATTTGTAAACTCTGGTATAGACTTTTAACTTCCGACCCTTTGTTTTTTAACATGCATCAAACAAGATCCCTTAATTTCCgcaacattttatttttggatggTCAGTGCAATCCTTTCCTTCTAGAACTCAAAGCAGAGTACGATTATTATGTTCACCGCTGTAACAGAACCGTTCAGGTGACCCCTAAGTTTCACTTCCATCCAAGGAGTGCGATTTTAGTTGGTTATTGTAATGGATTTATCTGTTTGGTGGGTGGTTTGATGCACATTGAGAATCATTCGGTTTACATTAACAATCCTCTTTTGGGTGAGTATTTCAAACTTGAATTACCCAAATGGGAGATAAGTGTTACTCAAGTTGCTTATGGGTTTTGCTTTAGCGAAGTCTCTGGAGAGTATAAAGTATTGAGATTAGTTGATAGACAGGTTCAGGATGATACTAGAGCTTCAGAATTGGAG GCTAATGTCAATGGTGCTCTTCATTGGATGGATAGCGAAAAAACTGACAGCATTTACTCTTTCGATGTTGAGACAGAAAAGATCAAGTACCTGCCTGCTCCACCTGGTTTGGAAACTCCATCCTCGAACTTGAGGCTAGCAGAGTTGGGGAACTGTCTGTGTTTGATTGATATATCCACATATGGAatgttaatattaatatatggtGGATGA